Proteins from one Oryza sativa Japonica Group chromosome 12, ASM3414082v1 genomic window:
- the LOC107276754 gene encoding spermidine hydroxycinnamoyltransferase 2-like: MHICFQNSSIILCLTFASYHLYIQTYIHRITTMKQDSFVVRRRNPELVAPARATPRDTKPLSDLDNDWFLRYIQPCLEFFRAVDDDDGHHHHRRRPADAIKAALAEALVYYYPMAGRLRELPNGKLSVECTGEGVVFVEAEADVRIEDMGEPPMPLFRGSDEFLCDVGDAKVIVGRPLFFMQITQLKCGGFVLGTYHCHCIADGSGIFQLLKAIFDIARGEAKPTVLPVWDRELFVATSLSPHIIEEHQTLFDELESATCDDIMVTMPTENMVSEYFTISEKQMSYLWRNVPLNLTKTITSFELLTAVLWRCRTVALGYKPWQNVLLKIIINARGRWRKLPLGYYGNGLMYPIVETTVKELCTNPLEHTIELVRKAKHKIRTEENMQLMVDVMPLWYEKPYIKVQRIFETCDIKWIGQDTLDIGCAKRIGGGIPTVNLPDTTSYQFRFKNEKNEKSIVISMLLPRPAMDIFKEEMAAWLNEYSIRPKM; encoded by the exons atgcatatttgttttcagAACTCGAGCATCATTTTGTGTTTAACTTTTGCATCATATCACCTATATATCCAAACGTACATACATAGAATAACAACCATGAAGCAGGATTCGTTCGTGGTGCGTAGGAGGAATCCGGAGCTGGTAGCACCGGCGCGAGCGACGCCGAGAGATACCAAGCCGCTGTCCGACCTAGACAACGACTGGTTTCTGCGCTACATCCAGCCATGCCTCGAGTTCTTCCGTGCGGTCGATGATGACGACGgccaccaccatcaccgccgccgcccggcggaCGCCATCAAGGCGGCCCTCGCCGAGGCCCTCGTGTACTACTACCCGATGGCCGGACGCCTGCGAGAACTGCCCAACGGGAAGCTCTCCGTGGAGTGCACCGGCGAAGGGGTGGTGttcgtggaggcggaggcggacgttCGGATCGAGGACATGGGCGAGCCGCCGATGCCGCTTTTCCGTGGATCTGATGAGTTCCTTTGCGATGTTGGAGATGCCAAAGTCATCGTTGGGAGGCCATTGTTCTTCATGCAG aTCACTCAACTCAAATGCGGTGGATTTGTCCTTGGAACCTACCATTGTCATTGCATAGCTGATGGATCCGGCATATTTCAGTTATTAAAAGCAATATTTGATATAGCACGTGGTGAGGCAAAGCCAACGGTACTGCCTGTTTGGGACAGGGAGCTCTTTGTGGCAACAAGTTTATCACCCCACATCATTGAAGAACACCAAACATTATTTGATGAACTGGAGAGCGCCACTTGTGATGACATTATGGTGACTATGCCCACCGAAAATATGGTTTCTGAATACTTCACCATCTCTGAAAAACAGATGTCGTACCTATGGCGTAATGTCCCTTTGAATCTCACAAAAACAATCACAAGTTTTGAGTTACTAACTGCAGTTTTGTGGCGGTGCCGCACCGTGGCACTAGGCTATAAGCCTTGGCAAAATGTACTCTTAAAGATAATCATAAATGCGCGGGGGAGATGGAGAAAACTTCCTTTGGGATACTATGGCAATGGGCTAATGTACCCTATAGTTGAGACAACAGTCAAAGAGTTGTGCACAAACCCACTTGAACACACAATTGAACTTGTCCGCAAGGCTAAACACAAGATAAGGACAGAAGAGAATATGCAATTGATGGTGGATGTGATGCCATTATGGTATGAGAAACCGTATATCAAAGTACAGAGAATATTTGAAACATGCGATATAAAATGGATTGGGCAGGACACTTTAGATATTGGATGTGCTAAGCGAATTGGGGGCGGTATACCAACTGTTAATCTACCAGATACGACAAGTTACCAATTCAGGTTCAAGAATGAAAAAAATGAGAAGTCAATCGTCATCTCCATGTTGTTGCCACGGCCTGCAATGGATATATTCAAAGAGGAGATGGCTGCTTGGTTAAAtgaatactccatccgtcccaaaatgtaa